The Campylobacter hyointestinalis subsp. hyointestinalis nucleotide sequence GATATAGATATGAGTAGGGCGATTTTAAAAACATTGCCTTATGAATCAGACACAACAGTTGAGCTTTCTAAACCACTAGAACCGTATTTTTTAAATATCAACGGTAAAAAAAATATAGAAATAATGGCAAATCCGGCTGATAATTGGATATCGCTTGTAAAAATATATGATAGAAATTTAAAACTCATCAGTCAGATAAAATCTGATATAAAAGAAAAAAGTTTAAATATTGAATTTCCGGACGATGCATTTTATATACTAATAGATGATGCTTTTAGTTTGGAAAATATAAAACGCGGTTTAAAAATTTATATAAAATCATAAGGAGTTTTTATGTTTGACGAGATTCGTTTTAATACAATTGAAAGACTACCAAACTATGCCTTTGCCGAAGTAAATGCTATAAAAATGGCTGCTAGGCGTGATGGTGCCGATATAATCGACTTTTCTATGGGAAATCCCGATGGCAGAACGCCAGAGCATATCATAGATAAACTTTGTGAAAGTGCTAAAAAAGACAAAACTCACGGTTATAGCGTCTCTCAAGGTATATATAAACTTCGTTTAGCGATTTGCAATTGGTATAAAAGAAAATACGGCGTTTTGCTTGATCCTGAAACTGAAGCAGTCGCAACTATGGGAAGCAAAGAGGGTTTTGTTCATTTGACTCAAGCTATAGTAAATCCAGGAGATGTCGCGATCGTGCCTGATCCTGCTTATCCTATACATACTCAAGCATTTATCATAGCTGGTGGCAATGTAGCGAAGATGCCTCTTGACTATAATGCCGAATTTGAGCTCGATGAAAATAAATTTTTTGAAAATTTACAACATACTATCGATGAAAGTATCCCAAGACCAAAATATATAGTAGTAAATTTTCCGCACAATCCTACGACTGTAACTTGTCAAAAAAGTTTTTATGAGCGTTTAGTTGCAATGGCAAAGAAAGAGAGATTTTACATCATAAGCGATATAGCTTACGCAGAACTTAGTTTTGATGGATATAAAACCCCTAGCATCTTTGAAGTAGAAGGTGCAAAAGACGTTGCAGTCGAGTGCTATACTCTATCAAAATCATACAATATGGCAGGCTGGAGAGTCGGTTTTGTATGTGGAAATAAAAAACTAGTTGCTGCTCTTAAAAAGATAAAATCGTGGTTTGATTACGGTATGTTTACTCCTATTCAAGTAGCAGCTACTGTAGCACTTGATGGCGATCAAAATTGCGTTGAGCAAATTCGTCAAACATACGAAAAAAGAAGAGATATATTGATAGATGCATTTTGTTCTGCTGGATGGGAGATAGCAAAACCAAGAGCTAGTATGTTTGCGTGGGCAAAGCTTCCTACTCAAGTAGGAAATATCGGTAGCAAAGAGTTTGCAAAACAGTTACTAACAAAAGCTTGCGTAGCAGTTAGCCCTGGCGCTGGATTTGGCGTAGCGGGTGATAAATACGTAAGGATCGCGTTTATAGAAAATGAAAACCGTA carries:
- a CDS encoding LL-diaminopimelate aminotransferase, yielding MFDEIRFNTIERLPNYAFAEVNAIKMAARRDGADIIDFSMGNPDGRTPEHIIDKLCESAKKDKTHGYSVSQGIYKLRLAICNWYKRKYGVLLDPETEAVATMGSKEGFVHLTQAIVNPGDVAIVPDPAYPIHTQAFIIAGGNVAKMPLDYNAEFELDENKFFENLQHTIDESIPRPKYIVVNFPHNPTTVTCQKSFYERLVAMAKKERFYIISDIAYAELSFDGYKTPSIFEVEGAKDVAVECYTLSKSYNMAGWRVGFVCGNKKLVAALKKIKSWFDYGMFTPIQVAATVALDGDQNCVEQIRQTYEKRRDILIDAFCSAGWEIAKPRASMFAWAKLPTQVGNIGSKEFAKQLLTKACVAVSPGAGFGVAGDKYVRIAFIENENRIRQAARNIKKYLKEFE